A stretch of DNA from Telopea speciosissima isolate NSW1024214 ecotype Mountain lineage chromosome 5, Tspe_v1, whole genome shotgun sequence:
gaACAAAACTCGGATAGTGTTCAGCTTTGCAataggtgcaaaggtctcctgataatcaatcccatatgtctgagtgaactcTTTTggcacgagtcgtgccttatatctatccacagtgccatccaccttctgtttcaccacaaacacccatttacatccaattggtcTTTTCCCtagtggaagaaccacaagctcccatgtgtcatTGTTCTttaaggctttcatttcttcattcgTTGCTGCCTTCtactttccatctgataaagcttcctgccaattccGAGCAATATgtacagaagaaagaaaagaagcaaatgcatgaaaagatggagaaaagagagtcataggaaacaacatgggatataAGGTGTTGAGTACAAGCCCTAACACCTTTACGAACAGCAATAGGTAGCTAAAGAGAAGAAGTCttaccaggtggagaagtaggttctGGATCCGACTTTGGCAACTGGGTGGGTATTGGCGCtgtagtggattgaagctgcttatgTCTGGTACAACTCTTTATATAGACCTTCAAATTAGaatcatcaatcctcctctgaaattcactatgGTTTTCTGGATTGGAGtgagctccccctgaataggaatttcattattatcattatttgtagtctccccctgtatatGAACCTCTTCCCCTGAAGTAGAGGGAGGAACAAGAGTAGGAGGAGCAGGAACAAACTCATTATGCACATACTGAAGAGGGGGTTCTATAGTCAGCATATCTTCACtaaaactctccccctgaagaggtggggacgaaTAATATGAAAGattctcatgaaaaacaacatccatactcaccataATACGTCTGGTAGGAGGataataacacttgtaccccttttgggtggtAGAGTTACCTTAGAACATGCAACGGAGGCCAcgaggttcaagtttaccaggggatcTAGtgtccctagcataacaaacacagtcAAACACCCTAGGGTAACGACAAAGGAAGAGGAGCCATGTAACAGTTCAGCTGGGGACTTGGATTCAAGGACCCAAGTAGGCatcctattaatcaaataggacGCAGTGAGGACAGTGTCCCCCCAATAATAAGAGGGAACATTTCGAGCAAACATTAGGGCTCTAGCCAActccaagagatggcgatttttaATCTCAgtcacaccattttgggttggagtatcaacacaactggtctgatgtataatcccatgGCATCAAGGTATTTTTGAAcctgaccttccatatatttTGTCCCATTGTtactcctcaaaattttgagagtgacATTAAACTgggtttgaatcatcttatgaaagtgttgaaaacatgaaaaaacatCATTTTTGTGTGCATCAAGGAGACCCAAGTGGTTCTAGAGTAACAGTCTATAaaggagacaaaccaacgatgaccggAAAGAGAAACTTTGCAattaggaccccacacatcagtatgaaccaaatgaaaagaggaagaacatcttttagaaataggataagttgaacgtgtctgtttggccaagacacaagcctcacaaaaaaaatcttattacattttttaactaatgctggaaataaatgggaTAACGTTCCTAAGAGAGGGGTGTCCTAATCTAAAATGCCATTGGTGCAGTTCAGAGGGGAATGAGGAAGTCTGACACAATTGAGAAGGTAATGTTCTTGGAGGAAGATGACCATCATCAaacaggtacaatccaccatgcactttaccacaTCCAATTGTTTTCCCCGtttccagttcctgaaaaacacaatgagtgggaaaaaaagttactttgcaattcagatctttagtaagactactaatgggaataagattagtagtaaaattgGGAATATGTAAAATGGAAAACAATGTAATGGAAGGTGAGCAACTAATGGATCCCTTTCCAGAATCAGAGGAGAGGGAGCCATCAACCACCTTGACTCTATCCTtgccagaagtgggagaatactTGTCAAAGAGGCTGGAAGCACGTGTCATGTGATTAGTGGCActggagtctataatccatggagtggagacaaccgatgcacaatgaccagcaaatgaaatacctgaacGGGTAAAGTGGGAACCTGAGGGAGTGGAAGAAGTGGCAAGAAGAGATGTAGTAGATGCAGcagaagcctgtaacatacgccTGAAAGCTTGTAATTGTTCCTGGGAGAGATCATTTTCGGTAGTGGGGGCtgtagctacactttcagtgtgattagccttgtttttagttttaccacgaccacgtttggcttcaaaatcagcaggcttcccatgaagtttccaacaagtagccttagtgtgatagggtttgttgcaATGTTCACACTTCATAGGTTTCTTGGAGGAAGTATTAGCAGGAGAGCCATCATTTATGAGCGTAGGGCTAGAGCCAGCTTGAAGAGCAGACCGATCTACAGTGGAAGTATGCAGCATAGCAGCTCGACGAGTCTCCTCAATATGTACCAAAGCATAGGACTGCTCCAGTGAAGGGAAATGAGATCGACTGAGAACTTGCACACAAAGGATCATACTCAATAGTCAGacctgccaaaaaatcatatacCTGAATTTTGACAACATGCTTTCTATAGGCAGCAATGTCAGTGGGATTTGTAGGCTGAAAATCAGAATGGtgatccaactgttgccataAACTCTTGAGGAAAGCATAGTATTGGGATTTAGAGAGTTCCTTTTGAGTGGTGTCATGAACCTTCTTCTTGAtttcatacacctgagcatcattccgaacctgtccataagtctcctttgcagcagcccaaatctgatgTGCAatgtctaataataaataaccaCTGGAGAGGTTTGATTGCATGGAATGCAGCAACaaagacatcaccatagcatcattcgAAATCCATCTGTCTTGAAGAGGACCAAGGTCAGATGGTTTTGTAGAAATGCCAATGAGGTGTCCTGTAAAGCTGCGACCAACAACAGTCAGATAGGTAGATctggaccacatcaaataatttgcCCCATTGAGTTTAATAGCAGCAGCGAAAGGGAGATATTCATTCCTTGGCTGTCCTTCAATGGCGGACGTAGCAGTAGTAATATCAGAACCAGACATACTGACACAATCAAATCAGCAGTGAattgatgcagccagccaagaaccaaaaccagaaaaaattTGATAGGGACAGAAATCGATCCTTGAAGGAGAATTCtgaaaaaacttgaaaattctttaATAGGATGTGTCACCACCATTGTCGAGCATTCCTTGAACTTGAGTAAAACagccctaaaaaaatcagcaagggCAGAAGCTTGAACCCCAAAATCGATGAGAGTCAAGGTTTTTCAATACCCTGAAATTGGGATCGATAGAGGGGATATGTCTTCAATAGGTGGTGTAAACCTGTGATAGGTGTTGTCTAAGACTACTAGAATGAATCTCCAACAAGGAAAGATCAACCTTCAACACATAAAGAGGCTCGATCTTCAAGAACAGGAGAAATCCAAAAATCGCAGAGAAGAGAGGCAGCAACTATCGATTGCAAACCTTGTTTAGAACATTAGCTGAAGAGGTAGAATAAAGGGCAACAACTAGATCATgcgatcacctcattagtgctgccctaatgtgGGGAAGAGAAccaagggaaaaaaagggagagaaagaggagatcgagaagaagagggaaggagaaaaaaagaagagatgatgggggggggggggagttctGAAAAACGAGATCAGAgaattggctctgatgccatgtaaACAGAACACAATGAatggaatgcttgaatgatcaattcGATCAAgcaagccctttatttataagaaaatagaTTACAAAACATAagacagaattgtccctactCTAGCCGACTCTGCTAAGAGAGTCGGTAGTACATAAAACTAAgtcccaaaaagaccagaatactcccacagtattctggtgtacattattcaacacctGGTTACGTCTTATCTTCTCACCTCAATTGATCCTGCTATTGCCCAGGGATATCTCCTTATTGACTCTGCTGCAACCATCTGGAAGGTTGCCAAGGAAACATATTCCCAAGTTAGCAATGATGCACAATGCTATGAACTTCGGAGAAAAATTCACAATATGCAACAgaaggatctctctctctctctctctgtgaatATTATTCTACAATGCGAGGACTATGGAAGACTTTGGACTTCTATGGGAGATTTATTGCAACCTGTGAAACTGATACTGGTGCCTTTCGCAAGTGGGAAGATAAACTCcaggtctatgattttttgttCGTTTGAATATGAAGTTTGATGAAATCAGGGCACATGTTCTCAATCGGGATCCATTCCCTACCCTTGAGCAGGCCTATGCTCTTGACTTCGGAGGAGAGTCGTCGTACTACTATAATTCAATCTGTGCTTATGGAGAAATATGCCCTTTACACCGGTCGTAGTACTCCTTCCCATGGGACCTCTTCCAAGGGACATCTTGCCCGTGGGACTAATAGTTCTTCTTCTCAGAAGGTTCCTGTGAAGCATGATTATTGTGGGAAGGAGCATTACACCAAAGATAGATGTTAGAAGCTTCATGGACGTCCTCCTCCCTCTCGTGGTCGTGGCCAGGGTTGTTGAATGGTACTGCTGCCCATCACACTACTGTTGATGATACCTCCACTGATGTACCTCTCTCTTCAGATGAGCTTCACCACCTACGTCGTTTGATGTCCAGGCTTGAAACTTCTTTAGTCCCATCTGCCAATGCCAGTGTTGCTTGTGCTACTATTTTACCTCAGTCACTTGACTCATCCCCTTCTCTCTCAGGTATTTATTTCGGTGGCCACTGTGCCTCAGTCGTTTCCATTCCCTAGATCATCGACTCGGGGGGTCACTGATTATATGACTGGATCacattcccatttttttttcaatattccCAGTTGTCAGATAACAGTAGAGTGTGTGTTGCCGATGGATCCCTCTCCTCTGTTTTAGGAAAAGGGTCCATTAAATGTTCCTCTACTTTATCTCTTTCCTCAGTGTTGCATGTACCTAATTTTTCTATTAATCTTTTGTCTATTAGTAGTCTCACAAGGGATTTAAagtgcaaagtaacatttttacCGTCCCACTGTATTTTTTAGGACCTGAAAACGGTAGTACGATTGGCAGTGGTAGGATGGATGATGGTCTATACTTGCTTGAGAGCTCTTCTTCACCCTTATCTACTGTTGCTTCTCTCCCTTGGTCATCTACACTTGCGTTATCTGAACTCCACAAATAGCATCGTCGGTTGGGTCATCCCTCTCTAGGGACATTATCTAAGTTTTTTCCTGATTTATTTAAACAGTGTAATCCAAATGGTTTTATTTGTGATGCTTGTACTTTGGCAAAGAAGACTATACATACCTATCCTATTTTTTATAATAGAAGTTTAATTCCTTTTGctgtggttcattctgatgtgggGCCCTTGCCCGATGTATGTCTATCTCTAGTTTTTGATGGTTTGTTACTTTCATTGACTGCTTTAGTCGCACCTCTTGGATTTATTTGCTTCACCAAAAGAGCATATCTTTCACTGCAAACCCAATTTGATGCCAAGATTAAGATTCTTCACACGGATTATGGAAAGGAATATATGGTTGGTGCCTTTCAGTCTTATATTTGTGCGATAATAcaccagaccagttgtgttgacacacctgctCAGAATGGGGTTGCAAAACGTAAGATTTTCCATCTCTTGGAAGTGGCTCGCTCCCTTATGTTTACCATGTCCATTCCTCCATGTTTTTGAGGTGATGCAGTTCTCTTGGCCTCGTATCTCATTAATCGGATGCCCTCTCGTATGTTAGATGGCCGCTGCCCTCTGGATCTTCTCATGGGTTCATCTAGTTTTACTATCCCTCCAAAAGTATTTGGTTGTGTAGCTTTCGCGAGGAATCACCACGTGCAtggcaagtttgatcccaagggctTCGATGCATCTTTCTAGGTTACTCTGTCACACAAAAGGGTTACGaatgttatcaccctccttcGCACAAGATGTTTATTACAATGGATGTGGTCTTTCAATAAGCGGTTCCTTTTTACTCCTGTCCTACACCTCTTCAGAGGGAGAATACTAATCCAAGGGAAGAGGTGCCTTTCATGATTGCTCTTATGGAGCTGCCCATAATGGAAGAAGATGTAGAAATTGAAGATAGTGTAACAGGGCAGGAGCAGCAGCCCATGGTTCAGGAGGAACAGCCTCCATTTCAGACCACGGTTCAGGGGGGCAGGAACATATAGTTTAGGGGGAGCAGGAACACACGGTTCAGGAGGAGCAACCTCTACTTCAGCCCACGGGTTAGGCGGAGCAACCTCCACAGCCCACGGTTCAGGAGGAGCAGCCTCCACTTCCTTCTCCTCTGAAGGTTTTTGTACACTCtcggaaaaagaaaaacaaagggcAAGCTCCCAGGACCACCACCATCTCTCATGGTCAATCGGCGTTACCGAATTAAAGTCCTACATGTGTTCCCAATTTGTCTAGTAAGTCTCTTCCTTCTAGTGATCCAACTCTAAACATACCAATAGCTACtcgaaaacaaaaaagaacctatacccaacatcccatctccaatgtAGTATCAtatgattctctttctccttccttccatgcttttgtttctttgttacCTATTTCCATCCCTAATACCTGGTGGGAAGCACTGGCTAATTCACATGGAAAGAGGCAATAAATGAAGAGATGAGGGCTCTTGGGAAGAATAACACGTGGGAATTGGTGCAGCTTCCTTCAGGAAAGAGAGCTgtaggatgtaaatgggtgttccTAATAAAGCACAAAGCTAATGGAACTGGACAGATACaaagcaaggctggttgctagAGGATTCACACAGACCTACGGGTTTGACTatcaggaaacttttgcaccggTTGCCAAGATTAATACAGTTAGAGTGATCCTATCATGTGTAGTGAATCAAGGATGGGACCTCCAACAACTAGATGCCAAGAATGCCTTGTTgcatggagagcttgaggaaGTATACATGGAGATCCCACCAGGTTTTGCTTCCTAGgagactcatgggaaggtttgtAAACTCAACCGTGCCTTGTATGGTTTGAAATAGTCTCCCAAGGCCTGGTTTGGTCAGTTCCATAACGCGATGGTATCCATTGgttacaagcaaagcaatgccgatcacactttgttcatcaagaGGACATCTGGCCATATTACTATTTTGattgtttatgtagatgacattgtcATCACTGGGAGTAGCATGGAGGGGATTTCTTTCTTGAAAAAATTCATGGCAcaagagtttgagattaaagacctGGGAAAATTGAGATATTTTCTGGGCATAGAGGTAGCTTATTCAGCTCAAGGTATTTACCTCTCACAAAGGAAATACACCATTGATCTCTTGACAGATACAGGAATGCTAGGGTGTAAGCCAGCTGACAACCCTGTGGAGCCTAATTCTCCTCTTCGCTATAAGGATGGAGAACCTGTAGACAAGGGTAGCTATCAGAGGCTAGTTGGGAAACTGATCTATTTATTTCATACTCGCCCGGATATTGCCTTTGTTTGTTAGCATGGTttgtcaatacatgcatgatccacaTTCATCTCACTTGGATGCTGTATACCGCATCTTGCGATATCTAAAGGCTGCTCCTGGAAAAGTTGTTCTCGTCTCATCTCATAACCACATTCGCATTGAGTcatacacagatgctgattgggctaacTGCCTTGATGATGGTAGATCTACCTCTAGCTACTGTACATATTTTGGTGGTAACTTGGTCacctggagaagcaagaagcaagctGTGGTGGCTCGTTCCAGTGCAGAAGCAGAATTTCAGGTCATGGCCAATGGTATTTATGAGTTGCTTTGGCTTAGGGGGTTACTTTAGGACCTCAGAGTCCCAGTTGAGGTGCCCATGCGCCTATACTTTGACAACAAatcagcaatcagcattgcccataacccCGTCTAGCATGATAgaaccaaacatgtggagattgattgccactttatcaaggagaagttagaacaaggtcttatttgtattccatttgtcCCATCGGCtgatcagttagctgatgtATTTACTAAGGGTTTATCTATTAAGAGTGTTGTTTCTGttattagcaagttgggcatggttgagatctatgcaccaacttgagggggagtgttgtaatatgggtacaagcgTATAATTCCAATGGGGTTTAGCTTGTGTTGCCCTAGGGGTATGATTGTAACTAGTACATCATTTTATTCATCATAAATAATAGGGGCTTGTGTCTCATAGGCAtaagttcaattccccaaataTTCCATCACATCCTTTTTCCCAGCATGCTGAAATATGCAAAGCCGACTTTAGGATCTCAATTCCTTTATGTTAAATAAGAGACCATTTCCATTAGTGAAAGAAAATAACCCTATGATTCATTATTCTCAGTTGTAAATGGGACAGGAGCTTTGTTGAACCTTCCTCATGCAGTAAAATTAGCCAATAACATCCTGTTGTATTTAAATTCTTGGTGCCTTTTTCAGAAGTATGGTCAAGCCACCTAGGATTTAGTGGTTAATATCCTCTCTACTGTTGTCGTGAATATGCAATATGACGCTAACCCTGTGTGTTAATTCTTGAAACTTCTGTATCACCTTCATTTGATGGAAGGCATTGTTGGCACCTGGGTAATTATATTGCTCTCTAAACCCAACTGACCAAAGAAACTGTTTGGTCTGTTTTGTGTTAAAGTCATCTTAACTGGGACACTAAACTCCCATGGAACACTGAGCTGGTCCTCTGAACTGTATGACTGTCAGTTTGAGTAACAATTTGGTATATTTACGATGTCGTTTGATAGTGTTGGTTGACCCCTGGTCAAATTGGTAGACCTGAGCTCCTCATCCGGCTGATCTCtgagtattataaataaattttttgtaGACAATGTTAATGAACTTAATAATTTCCAAACTAGAAATTAGTCACCATTTAAATCAATAGTTCTATCTTGGAGCTAGTGGATAACACTAGTGAAATACGAATCTCCTGTTTTTAGTTACCATTTATGTGCATTTTTATCTCTTTTAGACAATGGATACAATTTCTTTTCATAcgatagattttttattttttttaacaaattagTGTATATACATACTTTTCTCCAATATACAAGAGTTctgtaatttctttttatttttcagtgTTTCAGATATGCAGGGAAGATGATGATGTGATCTTTTGGTTCGTTTTATCTGGTGGTCTAACAATCAAGGGAATCCTTCAATTTTAAAAGAAGTAAgaatatttcttttcctttactcTAATGGTCAATATGCTCTAATTATTGCATCCAAAAAAAGTTTATTATAAAACTATTTGATGGTGACTGGTGCTTAATGAATTAAATTTTAGTATATTAACCCAAATAAATCATATATATGGATGGTTTTCCTTGTTTATTGAATTTAGAAtatcttttttgagtttttatttatttatttatcagaACATACTTTTCATGTGTGTGTCTAGAATTAGCCATTGAAGTAACATATTCATCCGGTTCTAAGAAAGCTTTTCTTACCGTGAATACACTTATGTTATGTGCTTATCTAAATACTTTACttatctaaatttttttttgcagtcAGTATTTCTTGTTAATCTGTATGGGTACTGAAAGcacttttctattctttttagtAAGTATAAGAATGACACTGAGTTTAAAATGTGTTCTCCTTCAAGCTCTTCTcaaatttagttttattttaccCTAGAAATTTCTTCATATTAGAAAAATATTTATCATCACCGCCTTCCACCTACTTCAATGCCATCTCTATCCTCTTTTTGGTGATCTCTACATTATCTCTTATAATGGTCCTTATAGTAGCATGATTCTGTTCACACCATGTCAAATCATTATGATATATTCAAATTCATCAATAGTGTTGCATAGTgcatgatataaaaatatctaaaTTCTTTAGTATTATATATCTGATTTAGAAGAACAAAACTTCATTTATGTTGTGATTCTGATTTTCTATGTGATCCTCTCAAGTTTTGCTTTGGATATAAAAATTGAACTTCTCTAACTTGCAGAGAACATTTAAAAGCCATTCAAGATAACCCCTCATATTCTAGAAACTGAAATGACCCAATTTCTTAGTGATTGAATAGTAAGAAGGTACCTGCTACCTACTTAGGATCAATAGGATAGCAACTTGCCTTCGTTCTGAAGTCCTTGAGTTTTTAAATCCCAATAATTGAACTCAAAAATGTTCTATAAGCTATAAAAAATAAGTGCACTTACATCTAAACAGATTTTGAGAGTAAAACTTAGTGTCAAaccaacacatctaataactTACGATGAATTTTATCTTGTTATTTATGAGTTTCAACACTGTCCTCTGTTTTCTAAGTTGAACATATAAGCTCACTGCCCATTGGGAAGTTAACAGTGTCGAACTGATGAAACTAGAATTAACTCTTCCACATGAATCATATAATAAATGccgtcccctctctctctctctctctctctctctctctgtctggcCCATGATTTTGGATCAACTATCTCTATCAATTCTATTGCGTGCCTGGAGCAATCGATGGACCAATTACCCTTAAAGACGTGTATTAAATATTTTTGCCATCCCATGTTTGCTGCTTTCGACTATGTAAATTATTTGAAGAAGGTTTGATAGTAAAGT
This window harbors:
- the LOC122662820 gene encoding uncharacterized mitochondrial protein AtMg00810-like, whose product is MVSIGYKQSNADHTLFIKRTSGHITILIVYVDDIVITGSSMEGISFLKKFMAQEFEIKDLGKLRYFLGIEVAYSAQGIYLSQRKYTIDLLTDTGMLGCKPADNPVEPNSPLRYKDGEPVDKGSYQRLVGKLIYLFHTRPDIAFVC